A genomic region of Raphanus sativus cultivar WK10039 chromosome 6, ASM80110v3, whole genome shotgun sequence contains the following coding sequences:
- the LOC108810498 gene encoding alkane hydroxylase MAH1 isoform X1 encodes MAYISLLDVFIAFLIFILFHFLIHKKTHKIFPRNWPVLGMLPGVLLKLHKINGYLVEVLEVSNLTFVFKGPWFSGMNMLITADPANVQHVFSSNFSNYDKGSEFKEMFDFLGEGIFTADSKLWEEMRRSSMVMLSHQGFQSFSLKTIASKIKNGLVPVLDHFAKENMVFDLQDVFQRLAFDVTLTLVTGYDSNSLSIEMPKNEYAKAMDDAEEVVVVRHVKPIFLWKLQNWLGLGEEKKMTQANAAFDRSCAKYISAKREEIMSQKIHQHSIIGENAHDEDLLKFYMNLDTSKYELLNPKDDSFLKDIIKSFMLAGRDAIATTLTWFFWLLSNNPEALTKIRQEINTYLPRSSDKSLDQDKLSKMVYLHGALCEALRLYAPIPFERKSPIQKDVLPSGHKVDAKWKILFSVYALGRMKAVWGEDASEFKPERWISERNGGLKHEPSFKFFVFNSGPRNCLGKKLSFLQMKIVAAEIIQNYDIKVVEGHKIEPASSIVLHMKHGLKVEVAKRSLVS; translated from the coding sequence ATGGCTTACATAAGCTTACTTGATGTCTTCATAGCTTTCCTTATCTTTATCCTTTTCCATTTCTTGATTCACAAGAAAACGCATAAAATCTTCCCTAGAAACTGGCCCGTTCTTGGGATGCTTCCTGGTGTGCTCCTCAAGCTTCACAAGATCAATGGCTATCTTGTGGAAGTTCTCGAAGTCTCCAACTTAACCTTTGTATTCAAAGGCCCTTGGTTCTCTGGAATGAACATGTTGATCACTGCAGATCCTGCAAACGTTCAACACGTCTTCAGTTCCAACTTCTCTAATTATGACAAAGGATCAGAGTTCAAAGAGATGTTTGATTTTCTTGGAGAAGGAATCTTCACTGCTGACTCCAAACTCTGGGAGGAGATGAGGAGATCATCAATGGTCATGCTTAGCCATCAAGGGTTTCAAAGCTTCTCACTAAAGACCATTGCTAGTAAAATCAAGAACGGGCTTGTTCCAGTTCTTGATCATTTTGCAAAGGAGAATATGGTTTTCGATTTACAAGACGTGTTCCAGAGGTTAGCATTCGACGTGACCCTTACTCTAGTAACGGGTTACGATTCTAACTCTCTTTCCATTGAAATGCCGAAGAATGAGTATGCAAAAGCTATGGATGATGCTGAAGAAGTGGTTGTGGTTAGACATGTTAAGCCTATCTTCTTGTGGAAACTACAAAACTGGCTTGGacttggagaagagaagaagatgacaCAAGCTAATGCTGCTTTTGATAGATCTTGTGCAAAGTATATATCTGCAAAGAGAGAGGAGATTATGAGCCAGAAGATTCATCAACACTCCATTATTGGAGAAAACGCTCATGATGAggatttattaaaattctatatGAATCTTGATACCTCTAAGTATGAGCTCTTAAACCCAAAAGACGATAGCTTCCTCAAAGACATCATCAAGAGTTTCATGCTTGCTGGAAGAGACGCCATTGCAACAACTCTCACTTGGTTCTTCTGGCTTCTCTCCAATAACCCTGAAGCTTTGACCAAGATCCGTCAAGAGATCAACACATATCTGCCAAGATCCTCAGACAAGAGTTTAGACCAAGACAAGTTAAGCAAGATGGTGTATTTACATGGTGCATTGTGTGAAGCATTAAGGCTCTACGCTCCTATACCGTTCGAGCGAAAGTCTCCTATACAGAAAGATGTGCTTCCAAGTGGACACAAGGTCGATGCAAAGTGGAAGATCTTGTTCTCAGTCTATGCGTTGGGGAGAATGAAAGCCGTGTGGGGAGAGGACGCGTCTGAGTTTAAACCAGAGAGATGGATCTCTGAGAGAAATGGAGGCTTAAAACATGAACCATCTTTCAAGTTCTTTGTGTTTAACTCTGGCCCAAGAAATTGCTTGGGGAAAAAATTGTCTTTCTTGCAGATGAAGATAGTAGCTGCTGAGATCATACAAAACTATGACATCAAGGTCGTTGAAGGGCACAAGATCGAGCCAGCTTCTTCCATAGTCCTTCACATGAAACATGGTCTCAAAGTCGAAGTTGCTAAGAGAAGCTTGGTTTCATAA
- the LOC108810799 gene encoding probable WRKY transcription factor 59, which produces MIYPSNINPNFKDFGETFKFDDYDDDAFQMIMEGISLGDHSPTLSWTSSEKLLATEVTSPLQSSLATSPISLEISEDKDESKKRKRRKDDQVIHVFKTKSIKEIALDDGYKWRKYGKKPIRGNPFPRHYHKCSNPNCIVKKKIERDTSNPEYVLTTYEGRHNHPSPSVVYCDSDDFDLTFHNTLSFQTHTISYSHSAP; this is translated from the exons ATGATCTACCCTTCAAACATCAACCCTAATTTCAAAGATTTCGGTGAAACTTTCAAATTcgatgattatgatgatgacGCTTTTCAGATGATCATGGAAGGAATCAGCCTCGGGGATCACTCGCCCACTTTGAGTTGGACTTCATCAGAGAAACTACTGGCTACAGAAGTCACAAGCCCGCTTCAATCAAGCCTAGCTACCTCACCTATTAGCCTTGAAAT ATCAGAGGACAAAGATGAGAGCAAGAAGAGGAAAAGACGCAAAGATGATCAGGTTATTCACGTGTTTAAAACGAAATCAATTAAAGAAATTGCTTTAGATGACGGATACAAATGGAGGAAATACGGCAAGAAACCAATAAGGGGTAATCCATTTCCGAG gCATTATCATAAGTGTTCGAACCCCAATTGCAtcgtgaagaagaagatcgagagAGATACGAGCAATCCGGAATATGTATTGACAACCTATGAAGGAAGACATAACCACCCAAGCCCTTCTGTGGTTTATTGCGATTCAGACGACTTTGATCTTACCTTTCACAACACTTTGTCTTTCCAGACACATACTATTAGTTATTCACATTCAGCTCCATGA
- the LOC130495846 gene encoding uncharacterized protein LOC130495846, giving the protein MVQHAAPSPAAAPHLPHDFPDIPEPHVAPGVMTVAQLVQQPGRDHLPYLTLYPREAEVPKWINMTTWEELCVHWDKDSTKQVSNTNSANRKSDRGGKGMYKHNLGAQSIPTLADKMAQENEGEPVGDFPLYKRIHTNKTTGQIDDGLAQEVVSLVDSMTQDEEARLSQIQADLDLDATSTESTALSQVRINELLESAIPKKKGRLVGLGRRSKSVPPTSQVPVDPTLMDQLKDKDERIRQLEEKMAAQERAREADRRRSEKMMAAFMRQFPDQNFDVDEDE; this is encoded by the exons ATGGTTCAGCATGCGGCTCCTTCTCCCGCTGCGGCCCCTCATCTTCCTCACGACTTCCCAGACATTCCCGAGCCTCATGTCGCTCCAGGAGTGATGACTGTTGCACAGCTGGTGCAACAGCCAGGTCGTGACCATCTCCCTTATCTCACTCTGTATCCTAGGGAAGCAGAA gtcccaaagtggatcaacatgaCCACTTGGGAGGAGTTGTGTGTCCATTGGGACAAGGACTCGACGAAGCAGGTCTCTAACACCAACTCCGCCAACCGCAAGAGCGATCGTGGCGGGAAGGGCATGTACAAGCACAATTTGGGTGCTCAGTCTATTCCCACTCTCGCAGACAAGATG GCGCAAGAAAATGAAGGTGAGCCCGTGGGTGATTTCCCTTTGTACAAGAGGATCCACACCAACAAGACCACGGGCCAGATTGATGACGGTCTTGCGCAGGAGGTTGTCTCCCTGGTGGACAGTATGACACAAGACGAGGAGGCCCGTCTCTCCCAGATCCAGGCCGATCTCGATCTTGACGCCACATCTACTGAGTCCACTGCCCTCTCTCAAGTCCGAATCAACGAGCTTCTTGAATCG gcgattccaaagaagaagggacGTTTGGTCGGTTTGGGTCGTCGATCCAAATCGGTTCCTCCTACGTCTCAGGTGCCAGTTGATCCTACTCTGATGGATCAACTGAAGGATAAGGATGAACGCATCCGTCAGTTGGAGGAGAAGATGGCGGCTCAAGAGAGAGCTAGAGAGGCAGACAGGAGGCGGAGTGAGAAGATGATGGCGGCCTTCATGAGGCAATTCCCGGACCAGAACTTCGACGTCGACGAGGACGAGTAG
- the LOC108813758 gene encoding probable ATP synthase 24 kDa subunit, mitochondrial isoform X1, with the protein MAYASRFLSRSKQQLQGSLGVLQQHNAIPVRAFAKEAAPPSFKGDEMLKGVFTEIKNKFQAAVDILRKEKITLAPEDPAAVKQYANVMKTIRQKADMFSESQRIKYDIENETKEIPDARAYLLKLKDIRTRRGLTDELGAEAMMFEALEKVEKDIKKPLLRSDKKGMDLLVAEFEKGNKKLGIRKEDLPKYEENMELSIAKAQLDELKSDALEAMESQKKKEEFKDEEMPDVKSLDIRNFI; encoded by the exons ATGGCCTACGCTTCTCGTTTCCTCTCCAGATCTAAGCA GCAGCTACAAGGGAGTCTGGGCGTTTTGCAGCAGCACAATGCTATTCCAGTCCGCGCTTTTGCCAAGGAAGCTGCTCCTCCTTCTTTTAAAGGAGACG AGATGTTGAAGGGCGTCTTTACGGAGATCAAAAACAAGTTTCAGGCTGCAGTTGATATTCTCCGTAAGGAAAAGATCACCCTTGCTCCTGAGGACCCTGCTGCGGTTAAACAGTATGCTAATGTCATGAAGACCATCAGGCAAAA GGCAGACATGTTCTCCGAATCTCAACGCattaaatatgatattgagAACGAGACTAAAGAGATCCCAGACGCTCGTGCTTACCTGTTGAAGTTGAAGGACATCCGCACTAG GAGGGGTCTTACTGATGAGCTTGGTGCTGAGGCCATGATGTTCGAGGCTTTGGAGAAAGTTGAAAAGGATATTAAGAAGCCTCTCTTGAGAAGCGACAAGAAAGGAATGGATCTTTTGGTTGCAGAATTCGAAAAAGGCAACAAAAA GCTTGGGATCAGGAAAGAAGATCTTCCTAAATATGAGGAGAACATGGAGCTAAGCATTGCCAAAGCACAACTGGATGAGTTGAAGAGTGATGCTCTTGAAGCAATGGAATCTCAGAAAAAGAA GGAGGAATTCAAGGATGAAGAAATGCCTGACGTGAAATCGTTGGACATCCGTAACTTTATTTAA
- the LOC108810498 gene encoding alkane hydroxylase MAH1 isoform X2 — protein MSLYLQKKNKHFVIPMAYISLLDVFIAFLIFILFHFLIHKKTHKIFPRNWPVLGMLPGVLLKLHKINGYLVEVLEVSNLTFVFKGPWFSGMNMLITADPANVQHVFSSNFSNYDKGSEFKEMFDFLGEGIFTADSKLWEEMRRSSMVMLSHQGFQSFSLKTIASKIKNGLVPVLDHFAKENMVFDLQDVFQRLAFDVTLTLVTGYDSNSLSIEMPKNEYAKAMDDAEEVVVVRHVKPIFLWKLQNWLGLGEEKKMTQANAAFDRSCAKYISAKREEIMSQKIHQHSIIGENAHDEDLLKFYMNLDTSKYELLNPKDDSFLKDIIKSFMLAGRDAIATTLTWFFWLLSNNPEALTKIRQEINTYLPRSSDKSLDQDKLSKMVYLHGALCEALRLYAPIPFERKSPIQKDVLPSGHKVDAKWKILFSVYALGRMKAVWGEDASEFKPERWISERNGGLKHEPSFKFFVFNSGPRNCLGKKLSFLQMKIVAAEIIQNYDIKVVEGHKIEPASSIVLHMKHGLKVEVAKRSLVS, from the coding sequence ATGTCTCTGTatcttcaaaagaaaaacaaacattttGTTATACCAATGGCTTACATAAGCTTACTTGATGTCTTCATAGCTTTCCTTATCTTTATCCTTTTCCATTTCTTGATTCACAAGAAAACGCATAAAATCTTCCCTAGAAACTGGCCCGTTCTTGGGATGCTTCCTGGTGTGCTCCTCAAGCTTCACAAGATCAATGGCTATCTTGTGGAAGTTCTCGAAGTCTCCAACTTAACCTTTGTATTCAAAGGCCCTTGGTTCTCTGGAATGAACATGTTGATCACTGCAGATCCTGCAAACGTTCAACACGTCTTCAGTTCCAACTTCTCTAATTATGACAAAGGATCAGAGTTCAAAGAGATGTTTGATTTTCTTGGAGAAGGAATCTTCACTGCTGACTCCAAACTCTGGGAGGAGATGAGGAGATCATCAATGGTCATGCTTAGCCATCAAGGGTTTCAAAGCTTCTCACTAAAGACCATTGCTAGTAAAATCAAGAACGGGCTTGTTCCAGTTCTTGATCATTTTGCAAAGGAGAATATGGTTTTCGATTTACAAGACGTGTTCCAGAGGTTAGCATTCGACGTGACCCTTACTCTAGTAACGGGTTACGATTCTAACTCTCTTTCCATTGAAATGCCGAAGAATGAGTATGCAAAAGCTATGGATGATGCTGAAGAAGTGGTTGTGGTTAGACATGTTAAGCCTATCTTCTTGTGGAAACTACAAAACTGGCTTGGacttggagaagagaagaagatgacaCAAGCTAATGCTGCTTTTGATAGATCTTGTGCAAAGTATATATCTGCAAAGAGAGAGGAGATTATGAGCCAGAAGATTCATCAACACTCCATTATTGGAGAAAACGCTCATGATGAggatttattaaaattctatatGAATCTTGATACCTCTAAGTATGAGCTCTTAAACCCAAAAGACGATAGCTTCCTCAAAGACATCATCAAGAGTTTCATGCTTGCTGGAAGAGACGCCATTGCAACAACTCTCACTTGGTTCTTCTGGCTTCTCTCCAATAACCCTGAAGCTTTGACCAAGATCCGTCAAGAGATCAACACATATCTGCCAAGATCCTCAGACAAGAGTTTAGACCAAGACAAGTTAAGCAAGATGGTGTATTTACATGGTGCATTGTGTGAAGCATTAAGGCTCTACGCTCCTATACCGTTCGAGCGAAAGTCTCCTATACAGAAAGATGTGCTTCCAAGTGGACACAAGGTCGATGCAAAGTGGAAGATCTTGTTCTCAGTCTATGCGTTGGGGAGAATGAAAGCCGTGTGGGGAGAGGACGCGTCTGAGTTTAAACCAGAGAGATGGATCTCTGAGAGAAATGGAGGCTTAAAACATGAACCATCTTTCAAGTTCTTTGTGTTTAACTCTGGCCCAAGAAATTGCTTGGGGAAAAAATTGTCTTTCTTGCAGATGAAGATAGTAGCTGCTGAGATCATACAAAACTATGACATCAAGGTCGTTGAAGGGCACAAGATCGAGCCAGCTTCTTCCATAGTCCTTCACATGAAACATGGTCTCAAAGTCGAAGTTGCTAAGAGAAGCTTGGTTTCATAA
- the LOC130497107 gene encoding uncharacterized protein LOC130497107, whose amino-acid sequence MRAVLMWTISDFPAYGMLSGWTTHGRLSCPYCQDNTDAFQLKHGRKTCWFDCHRRFLPPDHPYRRSRNLFTKNKRVFDDPTPEISGREMLTQLRDFGAERTPDVGGHVHYPVDAVGDLHNWHKKSIFWDLPYWKDHLLRHNLDVMHIEKNFFDNLMNTILNVQGKTKDNLKSRLDLVDICAREELHVDENGRAPFPIYRLDAAAKDAFFDWISKDVEFPDGYASNLGNCVDRREGKFTGLKSHDCHVMMQRLLPFAFKELLPKNVYEAVAGISAFFRDLCTRSVTPECIENLKTNIAVIKCNLEKIFPPSFFDVMEHLVIHLPRELELGGPVQYRWMYLYERYMFHLKKMVKNLSRVEGSIVAQFIRAETSNFAEHYFPGEVQTKSRKPARHDDRGERATYYVTVPDIFTDVGRLSGKPKNRQLTEDEHSQLQIYLLTNCEDVFQYERIFMAEKRFEYRHATEEELEALKMREFAGWMRTYVSDGMARGETINDWLREMIWGPKYVVKSYPRFASRGYAFTTSKRRRSSKTYNAGVCSAAGDDVYYGNIREILEIVYPGMVGLRCTVFYCDWYDNTPDRGVRTDAFGVTSVHSRRKLPYYDPFILASQADQVCYIKYPRVTNRDDPWVTVTALNPRSRVQGSSELEDPLQPNTSGNLSAAGDVAAVDLVIDFTDFGDEAVVHVEDEPEIGEFHQDPDSDSSGGDDGDSGSEDEPEIGE is encoded by the exons atgcgggcagtacttatgtggacaataagtgatttcccagcatatggtatgttatctggatggacaacacatggaaggctatcatgtccatattgtcaagataacactgatgctttccaactaaaacatggaaggaaaacgtgttggtttgactgtcacaggagattcctaccaccAGATCATCCATATCGCAGGAGTAGGAATTtatttacgaagaacaagagggtGTTTGATGATCCAACACCGGAAATCAGTGGGAGAGAAATGTtgacacaactaagagattttggtgcagaaaggacCCCAGACGTGGGTGGACATGTGCATTAtccggtagatgctgttggagatctacataactggcacaaaaagagtattttctgggatctgccatactggAAGGATCATCTGCTgaggcataatttagatgtcatgcatattgagaagaactttttcgaCAACCTGatgaacacgatccttaacgttcaaggtaaaaccaaggataatttgaagtcaagactggatttagtcgatatatgtgctcgtgaagaacttcatgttgatgagaatggcagggctccttttcccatataccgacttgatgcagCGGCCAAAGAtgcgttctttgattggatttcaaAGGATGTGGAATTTCCAGACGGTTATGCATCTAATTTGGGTAACTGTGTCGACAGAAGGGAAGGAAAGTTTACCGGCTTAAAGAGTCACGATTGCCATGTAATGATGCAGCGCCTCCTTCCGTTCGCcttcaaggaactattaccaAAGAATGTTTATGAAGCAGTTGCCgggataagtgctttcttcCGAGATTTATGCACGAGATCAGTTACTCCTGAATGTATTGAAAACTtgaagactaacatagccgtgattaagtgcaaccttgagaagatatttcctccttcattttttgatgttatggagcatcttgttattcacctgccaagagaattggaacttggtggtcctgttcagtatagatggatgtatctgtatgagCGGTATATGTTTCATCTAaagaaaatggtgaaaaatTTAAGTAGGGTAGAAGGTTCTATAGTGGCACAGTTTATCAGAGCAGAAACTTCAAACTTTGCGGAGCACTACTTTCCAGGAGAAGTGCAGACGAAAAGCAGAAAACCCGCTCGgcatgatgatagaggcgaaAGGGCAACATATTATGTTACGGTTCCAGACATCTTcacagatgttggacgactCAGCGGAAAACCAAAGAACCGTCAACTTACTGAAGATGAGCACAGTCAATTGCAAAtatatttgctcaccaactgcgaagatgTTTTTCAATACGAGAg GATTTTCATGGCGGAAAAGCGGTTCGAATATAGACACGCCACAGAGGAGGAACTAGAAGCACTGAAGATGAGagaatttgctggatggatgCGTACTTAT gTGTCTGATGGTATGGCCAGAGGTGAAACAATTAATGATTGGCTACGCGAGATGATTTGGGGCCCAAAGTATGTTGtgaagtcatatccgagatttGCTTCTCGGggatatgcattcacaactTCTAAGAGGAGACGTTCGAGTAAGACTTATAATGCTGGCGTTTGCTCTGCAGCTGGAGATGATGTATACTACGGAAACATACGCGAGATTTTGGAAATCGTGTATCCGGGCATGGTTGGATTGCGGTGCACAGTTTTCTATTGTGACTGGTACGACAACACTCCGGATCGAGGTGTCAGAACAGATGCATTTGGTGTCACATCAGTACATTCGAGGCGAAAACTGCcatattatgatcctttcattcttgcttctcaggccgatcag gtttgttatatcaaATACCCCCGGGTTACGaacagagatgatccatgggtTACTGTTACAGCACTCAACCCGAGAAGCCGAGTTCAAGGAAGTTCTGAGTTGGAAGACCCACTCCAACCAAACACATCCGGCAACTTAAGTGCAGCAGGAGATGTAGCTGCAGTTGATCTTGTTATCGATTTCACCGATTTTGGAGACGAAGCCGTTGTTCACGTCGAAGATGAACCAGAGattggagagtttcaccaagatccagattcagattcatctgGTGGTGATGATGGTGACTCGGGTTCAGAGGATGAACCAGAGATTGGAGAgtag
- the LOC108809307 gene encoding ras-related protein RABG2-like, with product MESLKNRTLLKVIVLGDSGVGKTSLMNQYVYKKFNRQYKATIGADFVTKELHIEDKSVTLQRDEPLSIEVLIVVFLSTMSTISNLLKLSILGTLSSLNRWRKQPSYKRAIEWCGSKENIPYYETSAKEDVNVDEAFLGVAHKTLSSDLKQNIYIPVISEYFADIHEEQSRGCSC from the exons ATGGAGTCTTTGAAGAACAGAACATTGCTTAAGGTCATTGTCCTCGGAGATAGCGG GGTAGGCAAAACTTCACTGATGAACCA ATACGTTTACAAGAAGTTTAACCGACAATATAAGGCCACGATCGGAGCAGATTTTGTAACCAAGGAGCTTCATATTGAAGATAAATCTGTTACTTTACAA AGAGATGAGCCGCTTTCTATCGAGGTGCTGATTGTTGTGTTCTTGTCTACGATGTCAACGATCTCAAATCTTTTGAAACTCTCAATACTTGGCACTCTGAGTTCCTTAAACAG ATGGCGGAAACAGCCGAGTT ATAAGAGAGCCATTGAATGGTGTGGTTCAAAGGAAAACATACCGTACTATGAAACCTCTGCAAAGGAAGATGTTAATGTGGATGAAGCCTTTTTGGGTGTTGCACACAAAACTCTTTCTAGTGACCTTAAACAAAACAT ATATATCCCAGTTATTTCTGAATATTTTGCAGACATTCATGAGGAGCAGTCAAGAGGTTGTTCTTGCTGA
- the LOC108813758 gene encoding probable ATP synthase 24 kDa subunit, mitochondrial isoform X2, producing MAYASRFLSRSKQLQGSLGVLQQHNAIPVRAFAKEAAPPSFKGDEMLKGVFTEIKNKFQAAVDILRKEKITLAPEDPAAVKQYANVMKTIRQKADMFSESQRIKYDIENETKEIPDARAYLLKLKDIRTRRGLTDELGAEAMMFEALEKVEKDIKKPLLRSDKKGMDLLVAEFEKGNKKLGIRKEDLPKYEENMELSIAKAQLDELKSDALEAMESQKKKEEFKDEEMPDVKSLDIRNFI from the exons ATGGCCTACGCTTCTCGTTTCCTCTCCAGATCTAAGCAG CTACAAGGGAGTCTGGGCGTTTTGCAGCAGCACAATGCTATTCCAGTCCGCGCTTTTGCCAAGGAAGCTGCTCCTCCTTCTTTTAAAGGAGACG AGATGTTGAAGGGCGTCTTTACGGAGATCAAAAACAAGTTTCAGGCTGCAGTTGATATTCTCCGTAAGGAAAAGATCACCCTTGCTCCTGAGGACCCTGCTGCGGTTAAACAGTATGCTAATGTCATGAAGACCATCAGGCAAAA GGCAGACATGTTCTCCGAATCTCAACGCattaaatatgatattgagAACGAGACTAAAGAGATCCCAGACGCTCGTGCTTACCTGTTGAAGTTGAAGGACATCCGCACTAG GAGGGGTCTTACTGATGAGCTTGGTGCTGAGGCCATGATGTTCGAGGCTTTGGAGAAAGTTGAAAAGGATATTAAGAAGCCTCTCTTGAGAAGCGACAAGAAAGGAATGGATCTTTTGGTTGCAGAATTCGAAAAAGGCAACAAAAA GCTTGGGATCAGGAAAGAAGATCTTCCTAAATATGAGGAGAACATGGAGCTAAGCATTGCCAAAGCACAACTGGATGAGTTGAAGAGTGATGCTCTTGAAGCAATGGAATCTCAGAAAAAGAA GGAGGAATTCAAGGATGAAGAAATGCCTGACGTGAAATCGTTGGACATCCGTAACTTTATTTAA